The following nucleotide sequence is from Euleptes europaea isolate rEulEur1 chromosome 3, rEulEur1.hap1, whole genome shotgun sequence.
GGTATATATTATACTGTTTCGTTGCCTTGTTCTTTAGTTTTGTAATCTTGCTTTATTGTATGGATGATATAATAATTTTACTTTAGATTTTATTGCAttgcttgttttttaatttttatccaAACTTTATTGAGTCAAATGGGTGAGGCTACAAGGACAGTGCACATTTCCTTCTCATGTTCCATTGTGAGCGGCTGAAGTCTCAAGGGTCATGTAGTCACAGCCTGTGTTACTCACATGCCCTGATCAGCACTCTTGAGCCTTCAAGCATTTGACCCGGTGATTGTGCACATAGCCCCACCCATTCAGGACAAATGCTGCTTTCATTTGAAGGAGCATCCTTCTGTCAACCTGGCCTTTCCTCCAGTGGGCTGCCACAGGACAGTTGAGCAGCTGACACAGAGAACCACTGTCTGAGCATGACTGAACACAGTGGTGATTTTGTAGCAACCTGGACATTTCACATCCATGAAGTAAGGACTCTGAACCAAGCACTTTTTCTTATGCTCCCTCTTCTCCTCGGGGGAGGGATGCAGGAGATCTTTTGCCAGAGGCATGTTCGCGTGGAAGCAGCTACGGCCAAACATTGCTTGTTGTATGCTTTATACTGTTCCTGTTGTTTTTacttgtgtaatctgccttgagtctctgcaCAAAAGGTAAACCAcaaattaagtttttaaaaataataaataaataagaagctTGCCCCAGAGCCATCCAAAAAAACACTCCCACTGCCTTTACTTGTGACTCACCACCCACCACAGAAATGGCCCTCA
It contains:
- the LOC130475460 gene encoding 40S ribosomal protein S27-like, with product MPLAKDLLHPSPEEKREHKKKCLVQSPYFMDVKCPGCYKITTVFSHAQTVVLCVSCSTVLWQPTGGKARLTEGCSFK